From the genome of Bradyrhizobium elkanii USDA 76, one region includes:
- the cbiB gene encoding adenosylcobinamide-phosphate synthase CbiB produces MGFAGAMAVAMAVDALIGWPAWLFARIGHPVSWLGRLIHLVDSAWNRASDPPAFRRGAGIAAAILVIALVIALGWTVQSVLASGWVRVVLVGVLAWPLVAARSLHDHVAAVANPLLSGDITAARSAVAQIVGRDPATLDDAGIARATIESLAENASDGIVAPVFWGALFGLPGILGYKAINTLDSMIGHRTERHEAFGWAAARIDDLANLVPARLTGLLFVLLAPNRSQAWSCMLRDARRHRSPNAGWPEAAMAGALGVRLSGPRIYHGHIADEPWLNEGARDPAGADVLTGLKLYRYAMVLLAAAFVALALA; encoded by the coding sequence GTGGGTTTTGCGGGAGCGATGGCGGTGGCGATGGCGGTGGATGCCTTGATCGGCTGGCCGGCGTGGCTGTTTGCCCGCATCGGCCATCCCGTGAGCTGGCTCGGCCGGCTGATCCATCTTGTCGACAGCGCATGGAACCGCGCCTCCGATCCGCCGGCGTTTCGGCGCGGGGCTGGCATTGCGGCTGCGATCCTCGTGATCGCGCTGGTGATCGCGCTCGGTTGGACCGTTCAGTCCGTGCTCGCATCCGGATGGGTTCGCGTTGTCCTCGTCGGTGTCCTGGCATGGCCGCTGGTTGCCGCGCGTTCGCTGCATGACCATGTCGCCGCGGTGGCAAATCCTCTTCTATCCGGCGACATCACAGCCGCGCGTTCGGCGGTCGCGCAAATTGTCGGGCGTGATCCGGCGACGCTCGACGACGCCGGCATCGCGCGCGCCACCATCGAGAGCCTCGCCGAGAATGCATCCGACGGCATCGTGGCGCCGGTGTTCTGGGGCGCGCTGTTCGGCCTGCCGGGGATCCTTGGCTACAAGGCGATCAACACACTGGACTCCATGATCGGTCATCGCACCGAGCGGCACGAAGCCTTTGGCTGGGCGGCCGCCCGGATCGACGATCTCGCCAATCTCGTTCCAGCGCGGTTGACGGGTCTTCTGTTCGTGCTGCTCGCGCCGAACCGTTCGCAGGCGTGGTCATGCATGTTGCGCGATGCGCGGCGGCATCGCTCGCCGAATGCCGGCTGGCCGGAAGCCGCGATGGCCGGCGCGCTCGGCGTCCGGCTCAGCGGTCCCCGCATCTATCACGGTCACATCGCCGATGAGCCCTGGCTGAACGAGGGGGCGCGCGATCCGGCTGGTGCTGACGTCCTCACCGGGCTGAAACTCTATCGCTACGCCATGGTGCTGTTGGCTGCGGCGTTCGTCGCCCTGGCGCTGGCGTGA
- a CDS encoding CbtB domain-containing protein: MSQSQTAQTQVTQAQVTLPIATRQVGRLAQSLMAMTLGLFIVGVVGFSHIDVIHNAAHDVRHSNAFPCH; this comes from the coding sequence ATGAGCCAGTCCCAGACCGCGCAAACCCAGGTTACTCAAGCTCAGGTCACGCTGCCGATCGCTACCCGACAGGTCGGACGGCTTGCGCAGTCGTTGATGGCCATGACGCTCGGCCTGTTCATCGTCGGCGTGGTCGGCTTCTCGCACATCGACGTGATCCACAACGCCGCGCATGACGTGCGCCATTCCAACGCCTTCCCCTGCCACTGA
- a CDS encoding DUF1636 family protein → MSVTLHVCITCRAGQTPAEGELAPGARLHAALVEAGVPDDVNLVPVACLSACSQGCSVALSAPGRWSYVYGRLSADNAADVIAGASAYAAAPDGIVPWRSRPDIFRKQSLARIPPLPVVPEAAE, encoded by the coding sequence ATGAGCGTTACACTCCATGTCTGCATCACCTGCCGCGCCGGCCAGACGCCGGCGGAAGGTGAGCTCGCGCCCGGTGCGCGCCTGCATGCCGCGCTCGTCGAGGCCGGCGTGCCCGATGACGTCAATCTGGTTCCCGTCGCATGCCTGTCGGCCTGCAGCCAGGGTTGCTCGGTCGCGCTCAGCGCGCCGGGGCGATGGTCCTATGTCTACGGCCGACTGTCCGCTGATAATGCCGCGGATGTGATCGCCGGTGCCTCCGCCTATGCGGCGGCGCCTGACGGCATCGTGCCGTGGCGCAGCCGTCCGGATATCTTCCGCAAGCAATCGCTCGCCCGCATTCCACCTCTTCCCGTCGTGCCGGAGGCCGCAGAATGA
- the cobO gene encoding cob(I)yrinic acid a,c-diamide adenosyltransferase has protein sequence MTSDGNDAADGAIGTDSSLDARHADKMAKKKAARDRIMATKSGEKGLIIVHTGAGKGKSSSAFGMIVRCVAHGFPCAVVQFIKGAWDTGERRLLTGHFGDLCQFHAMGEGFTWETQDRARDIAAAQAGWEKAKQLIADPSLRMVVLDEINIALRYDYLAIADVVDFLTTSKPPMTHVVLTGRNAKDELIEIADLVTEMTLVKHPFRSGIKAQPGVEF, from the coding sequence ATGACTTCAGATGGAAACGACGCTGCGGACGGCGCCATCGGCACCGATTCTTCGCTGGATGCGCGCCACGCGGACAAGATGGCGAAAAAGAAGGCCGCCCGCGACCGCATCATGGCGACCAAGAGCGGCGAAAAGGGTCTGATCATCGTCCATACCGGCGCCGGCAAAGGAAAATCCTCCTCCGCCTTCGGCATGATCGTGCGCTGCGTGGCGCACGGCTTTCCCTGCGCCGTGGTGCAGTTCATCAAGGGCGCCTGGGATACCGGCGAGCGCCGCCTGCTTACCGGGCATTTCGGCGATCTCTGTCAGTTTCACGCGATGGGCGAAGGCTTTACCTGGGAGACGCAGGATCGCGCCCGCGACATCGCGGCAGCGCAAGCGGGCTGGGAGAAGGCCAAGCAGCTGATCGCAGACCCGAGCCTGCGCATGGTCGTGCTCGACGAGATCAACATCGCGCTACGCTACGATTATCTCGCGATCGCCGATGTCGTCGACTTCCTGACGACGTCGAAGCCGCCGATGACCCATGTCGTGCTCACCGGGCGCAACGCCAAGGACGAACTGATCGAGATCGCCGATCTCGTCACCGAGATGACGCTGGTGAAGCATCCGTTCCGCTCCGGCATCAAGGCCCAGCCAGGCGTCGAGTTCTGA
- a CDS encoding cobyric acid synthase → MGRALMIQGAGSDVGKSLIVAGLARAARRRGLRVLPFKPQNMSNNAAVTVDGGEIGRAQAVQALAAGVEPHTDMNPVLLKPESDVGAQIIVHGKRIATARAREYAGMKPSLMGAVLESFARLKQRADLVLVEGAGSPAEVNLRKADIANMGFARRADVPVVLVGDIDRGGVIAQLVGIKTVIDPDDAAMIQGFVINKFRGDPTLFDDGYRLIEARTAWRGFGVLPWFVRAGELPAEDALGLGEARKPGQCKIAFLALSRIANFDDLDPLKLEPGVDLVMVRPGEAIPGDAKLVILPGSKSTRGDLAFLRAQGWDIDLLAHHRRGGHVLGLCGGYQMLGHSVADPDGIEGPAGETRGLGLLDVTTTMTEQKTLTRVSAVHAATSQPISAYEIHIGRTDGPDRARPFASLDGTAEGAVSANGRVHGSYLHGLFASDEFRKAFLAQLDIAAADQPYGARVETALDALAKHIETHLDVDGLLALVR, encoded by the coding sequence ATGGGGCGCGCATTGATGATCCAGGGAGCCGGCTCGGACGTGGGCAAATCGCTCATCGTCGCCGGCCTTGCGCGCGCGGCCAGACGGCGCGGCCTGCGCGTGCTGCCGTTCAAGCCGCAGAACATGTCGAACAATGCGGCCGTGACCGTCGACGGCGGCGAGATCGGCCGCGCGCAGGCCGTGCAGGCGCTTGCCGCCGGCGTCGAGCCGCACACCGACATGAACCCGGTGCTGCTCAAGCCCGAGAGCGATGTCGGCGCCCAGATCATCGTGCACGGCAAACGGATCGCCACCGCACGCGCGCGCGAATATGCCGGCATGAAACCGTCGCTGATGGGCGCGGTGCTGGAGAGTTTTGCGCGCCTGAAGCAGCGCGCCGATCTGGTGCTGGTGGAGGGCGCCGGCAGCCCCGCCGAGGTCAACTTACGCAAAGCCGACATCGCCAATATGGGCTTTGCACGCCGGGCCGACGTGCCGGTGGTGCTGGTCGGCGACATCGACCGCGGCGGCGTGATCGCGCAGCTCGTCGGCATCAAGACGGTGATCGATCCTGATGATGCCGCGATGATCCAGGGCTTTGTCATCAACAAATTCCGCGGCGATCCGACATTGTTCGACGACGGCTACCGCCTGATCGAAGCCCGCACCGCCTGGCGCGGCTTTGGCGTGCTGCCCTGGTTCGTCCGTGCCGGCGAACTTCCGGCCGAAGATGCGCTCGGGCTCGGCGAGGCACGCAAGCCCGGTCAGTGCAAGATCGCGTTCCTGGCGCTGTCGCGGATCGCCAATTTCGACGACCTCGATCCGCTGAAGCTCGAGCCCGGCGTCGATCTCGTGATGGTACGTCCAGGCGAAGCCATCCCGGGTGATGCGAAGCTCGTCATCCTGCCCGGCTCGAAATCGACCCGCGGCGATCTCGCCTTCCTGCGCGCGCAGGGCTGGGACATCGACCTCCTGGCGCATCATCGCCGCGGCGGCCATGTCCTCGGCCTGTGCGGCGGCTACCAGATGCTCGGACACAGCGTCGCCGATCCCGATGGGATCGAAGGTCCTGCCGGCGAAACGCGCGGTCTCGGGCTGCTCGATGTCACGACCACCATGACCGAACAGAAGACGCTGACGCGCGTCAGCGCGGTGCATGCCGCGACCAGCCAGCCGATCAGCGCCTACGAGATCCATATCGGCCGCACCGATGGCCCCGATCGCGCGCGGCCTTTTGCATCACTCGACGGTACGGCTGAGGGCGCGGTTTCTGCCAACGGGCGCGTTCACGGCAGCTATCTGCACGGCCTGTTCGCCTCGGACGAATTTCGCAAGGCTTTCCTCGCGCAACTCGACATCGCGGCGGCTGATCAGCCCTACGGCGCCAGGGTCGAGACCGCACTCGATGCGCTTGCCAAGCACATCGAGACCCATCTCGATGTCGACGGCCTGCTCGCGCTGGTGCGTTAA
- the cobN gene encoding cobaltochelatase subunit CobN, with the protein MHVVFRESRGLEETATPRDLGQDPADLVVLSFSDSDLAAFAAGWRRGRAALPSLRLANLAELRHPLSVDTYIERTLSHARGILVRLIGGEPYWSYGLAAVHRLAKERGIALVVLPADGRDDLRLDGFSTLPVSTLRRLKVLCDKGGPVAAQAVIAQLALASGLYAGPVVGEIDLPEIGVYDSRRGAIAALPAPDGRPRVLVTFYRSYLAAGDTAPVDALIDALRDRGFDAHGVFVTSLKAAGVADWLRVQFAQCVPAAIVNATAFSAAGDDGTTPFDAASCPVFQVALSTARREDWALSLRGLSPGDLAMHVVLPEVDGRLFAGVVSFKSPGERDPELQFAHLAHRPDAERVAAIAARVAAWHRLASKPAQKKQLALVLSNYPGRPHQIAHAVGLDALASVEALLADLAGAGFDLAPVRSLGDVLLHRRLTWDVAEYRTALSSLPLQLQDDLARAWGTPEDDPECRDGAFHFSAVQSGKSIIAVQPERGEVTHRDADYHDLSRTPRHAYVAFYLWLRQQGIDAVVHMGAHGTLEWLPGKSVALSSACWPEALTGDLPVVYPFIVNDPGEAAQAKRRIGAVTIGHLPPPLAQAAVPEGLRSLERLLDEYSTADGLDPARRQRLIAAIRDEARIAGLEDDLGLAASVSAAEAIPQIDRFVCDLKESQFGDGLHIFGQGACGEAERAALRDALAGRRVAPGPSGSPWRGRGDVLPTGRNLFAVDPRAVPTPSAHAQGVKLAEELLRRHLQDHGDWPKGLVVDLWGSSTMRTAGEDFAMALHLAGIAPRWDHGSGRVSGYDIIAPAELGRPRIDVTLRVSGLFRDVFSGLAQLFEAAAEALSERCDEADENPYRERISRVFGPRPGYYGVGIASMPDVFTEAAREAAGEAWLSASSWALAADGEMRPDRAGIEARLAAADSFVHTQDLPETDLLLAADYAAHEAGIAAAARRLGTKIPALYHLDATRPDRPHARALTEEISRVVRVRAVNPAWIAGMMRHGFRGAAEISATLEHMAAFAHLAGAVPPHLFDLYYDATLGNDEVRCFMARENPAALAAIETCFTRLHEASLWQTRRNSIAAALQEAS; encoded by the coding sequence ATGCACGTCGTCTTCCGCGAGAGCCGCGGCCTTGAGGAGACCGCGACGCCTAGGGACCTCGGCCAGGATCCGGCCGATCTCGTGGTGTTGTCGTTTTCCGACAGCGATCTTGCTGCCTTCGCGGCCGGCTGGCGGCGCGGCCGCGCTGCGTTGCCGTCGCTGCGGCTCGCCAATCTCGCGGAGCTGCGCCATCCGCTGTCGGTCGATACCTATATCGAGCGGACGCTCTCGCACGCCCGCGGCATTTTGGTGCGGCTGATCGGCGGCGAGCCCTATTGGTCATACGGGCTGGCTGCGGTGCATCGGCTGGCGAAGGAGCGCGGCATTGCCTTGGTCGTGCTGCCGGCCGATGGTCGCGACGATTTGCGGCTGGATGGATTCTCGACCTTGCCGGTCTCGACGCTGCGCCGTCTCAAGGTGCTGTGCGACAAGGGCGGCCCCGTTGCCGCGCAGGCCGTGATCGCGCAACTGGCGCTGGCGTCCGGACTTTATGCCGGGCCTGTGGTCGGCGAGATCGATCTTCCGGAGATCGGCGTCTACGATTCCCGGCGCGGTGCCATCGCGGCGTTGCCGGCACCGGACGGCCGGCCGCGCGTGCTGGTGACGTTTTATCGTTCTTATCTCGCGGCCGGCGACACGGCGCCGGTCGATGCCTTGATCGATGCACTGCGCGACAGGGGTTTTGATGCGCACGGCGTGTTCGTCACCTCGCTGAAGGCGGCGGGCGTGGCCGATTGGCTGCGTGTCCAGTTCGCGCAATGCGTTCCAGCGGCCATCGTCAATGCGACCGCGTTCTCCGCGGCCGGTGACGACGGCACGACGCCGTTCGACGCTGCATCGTGCCCGGTGTTCCAGGTCGCTTTGTCGACGGCGCGGCGCGAGGACTGGGCCTTGTCGCTCCGCGGGCTCTCGCCCGGCGATCTCGCGATGCATGTGGTGCTGCCGGAGGTCGACGGCCGCCTGTTCGCGGGCGTCGTGAGCTTCAAATCGCCTGGTGAGCGCGATCCCGAGCTGCAATTCGCGCATCTTGCGCATCGACCGGACGCCGAGCGCGTCGCTGCAATTGCCGCGCGCGTCGCAGCCTGGCATCGGCTTGCCAGCAAACCGGCGCAAAAGAAGCAGCTTGCGCTGGTGCTCTCGAACTACCCGGGCCGTCCGCATCAGATCGCGCATGCCGTCGGCCTCGATGCGCTGGCTTCGGTCGAGGCGCTGCTGGCCGATCTCGCGGGCGCGGGGTTTGATCTGGCGCCGGTGAGGTCGCTTGGCGACGTCCTTCTGCACCGGAGGCTGACATGGGACGTAGCCGAGTATCGCACGGCGCTCTCCAGTCTTCCGCTGCAGCTCCAGGACGATCTTGCGCGCGCATGGGGCACCCCGGAGGACGATCCCGAATGCCGTGACGGCGCGTTTCATTTCTCGGCGGTTCAAAGCGGCAAGTCGATCATCGCCGTTCAGCCGGAGCGCGGCGAGGTCACTCATCGCGATGCCGACTATCACGATCTGTCGCGCACGCCGCGCCATGCCTATGTCGCGTTCTATCTGTGGCTCAGGCAGCAGGGCATCGATGCCGTGGTCCACATGGGCGCGCACGGAACGCTGGAATGGCTGCCCGGCAAGTCGGTTGCGCTATCGTCAGCATGCTGGCCGGAAGCGCTGACCGGCGATCTGCCCGTCGTCTATCCCTTCATCGTCAACGATCCCGGCGAGGCGGCTCAGGCCAAGCGCCGGATCGGTGCCGTGACGATCGGCCATCTGCCGCCGCCGCTGGCGCAGGCCGCGGTGCCGGAAGGCCTGCGCAGTCTCGAACGCTTGCTCGATGAGTATTCGACTGCCGACGGCCTCGATCCGGCGCGGCGGCAGCGCCTGATCGCCGCGATCCGCGACGAAGCCCGCATCGCCGGGCTGGAAGACGATCTCGGTCTCGCCGCGTCGGTCTCCGCGGCCGAGGCCATTCCGCAGATCGATCGTTTCGTCTGCGATCTCAAGGAAAGCCAGTTCGGCGACGGCCTGCATATATTCGGGCAGGGCGCCTGCGGCGAGGCGGAGAGGGCGGCGCTGCGCGATGCGCTCGCGGGGCGGCGCGTCGCGCCGGGGCCGTCGGGCTCGCCCTGGCGTGGACGGGGCGACGTGCTGCCGACCGGACGCAATCTGTTTGCGGTCGATCCGCGCGCGGTGCCAACGCCGTCGGCACATGCGCAGGGTGTGAAGCTCGCCGAGGAGCTGCTGCGCCGTCATTTGCAGGATCACGGCGACTGGCCGAAGGGACTCGTGGTCGACCTCTGGGGCTCCTCGACGATGCGCACTGCCGGCGAGGACTTTGCGATGGCCCTGCACCTCGCGGGCATCGCGCCGCGCTGGGATCACGGATCGGGGCGGGTGTCGGGCTACGACATCATCGCGCCCGCGGAGCTCGGCCGGCCGCGCATCGACGTGACGTTGCGCGTGTCGGGGCTGTTCCGCGACGTCTTCTCAGGGCTGGCCCAGTTGTTCGAAGCGGCGGCGGAGGCGTTGTCCGAACGCTGTGATGAGGCGGACGAGAATCCTTACCGAGAGCGCATCTCGCGCGTGTTCGGTCCTCGCCCCGGATATTATGGCGTTGGCATTGCGTCGATGCCGGATGTCTTCACCGAGGCGGCACGTGAGGCAGCCGGCGAAGCCTGGCTGTCTGCATCGTCATGGGCTCTCGCAGCCGACGGCGAGATGCGGCCCGATCGCGCCGGCATCGAGGCGCGGCTCGCGGCCGCGGACAGTTTTGTTCACACCCAGGATCTGCCGGAGACCGATCTGCTGCTGGCGGCGGACTATGCCGCGCACGAGGCCGGCATCGCGGCGGCGGCCCGGCGCCTTGGCACAAAAATCCCGGCGCTCTATCACCTCGATGCGACGCGGCCGGATCGGCCGCATGCCCGCGCGTTGACCGAGGAAATCTCGCGAGTGGTGCGGGTGCGCGCGGTCAACCCTGCATGGATCGCGGGCATGATGCGCCATGGCTTCCGTGGTGCCGCCGAGATCTCGGCGACGCTGGAGCACATGGCGGCGTTCGCCCATCTCGCCGGCGCGGTGCCGCCGCACCTGTTCGATCTCTACTACGATGCGACGCTCGGCAATGACGAGGTTCGCTGCTTCATGGCGCGCGAGAATCCGGCGGCACTGGCGGCGATCGAGACCTGCTTCACGAGATTGCATGAAGCCTCGCTCTGGCAGACGCGGCGCAATTCGATTGCGGCTGCGTTGCAGGAGGCCTCATGA
- the bluB gene encoding 5,6-dimethylbenzimidazole synthase — protein sequence MVSFDDTFRRQLHELFVWRRDVRRFRADPLPDGTIERLIEIACLSPSVGLSQPWRFVIVDDEARRRAVIDDFRACNADALRSYSGERAAKYAALKLSGLEEAPGHLAVFAEKTDQIGAGLGRATMPETSEYSVVAAICSMWLAARAEGIGIGWVSILNPERIHDVLEIPHSWKFIGYLCIGYPQTECDRPELEQAKWESRRGPDEFTIRR from the coding sequence ATGGTCTCATTCGACGATACGTTTCGCCGCCAACTGCACGAACTGTTCGTGTGGCGGCGCGACGTGCGGCGGTTCCGGGCCGATCCGCTGCCGGATGGCACGATCGAGCGGCTGATCGAGATCGCCTGCCTGTCGCCTTCGGTCGGCCTGAGCCAGCCCTGGCGGTTCGTCATTGTCGACGACGAGGCACGACGCCGCGCCGTCATCGACGACTTCAGGGCCTGCAACGCCGATGCGCTGCGGTCCTATTCGGGCGAGCGTGCCGCCAAATATGCCGCGTTGAAATTATCAGGCCTGGAGGAAGCGCCGGGCCATCTCGCCGTGTTTGCCGAGAAGACCGACCAGATCGGCGCCGGTCTCGGCCGCGCGACGATGCCGGAGACGTCGGAATATTCCGTGGTGGCCGCGATCTGCTCGATGTGGCTTGCCGCGCGCGCCGAAGGCATCGGCATCGGCTGGGTATCGATCCTCAATCCAGAACGCATTCATGACGTTCTGGAAATCCCGCACTCCTGGAAATTTATCGGCTATCTCTGCATCGGTTACCCCCAGACCGAATGCGACCGTCCGGAGCTCGAACAGGCCAAGTGGGAATCGCGGCGAGGTCCGGATGAATTCACCATCCGACGCTGA
- the cobW gene encoding cobalamin biosynthesis protein CobW → MTTLAKIPVTVVTGFLGSGKTTLIQHLIRNANGKKLAVLVNEFGSEGVDGDILKSCADANCPAENIVELANGCICCTVADDFIPAMEQLLARNVKPDHIVIETSGLALPKPLLKAFDWPEIRSRITVDGVIALADAEAVAAGRFAPDPAAVDAQRAADDNLDHETPLSEVFEDQIACADLVLLTKADLAGAEGIKAAKAVIGAEMPREVPMLPVVDGTIDARVILGLEAAAENDLAARPSHHDGEEEHEHDDFNSVVIDLPEVSDVDALVASIKGLAREQNVLRAKGYIAVEGKPMRLLVQSVGERVRHQFDMPWGARARQSKLVVIGEHADIDEAAIRARLGV, encoded by the coding sequence ATGACCACGCTCGCCAAAATTCCGGTCACCGTCGTGACCGGCTTTCTCGGCTCCGGCAAGACGACGCTGATCCAGCATCTGATCCGCAATGCCAACGGCAAGAAACTCGCAGTGCTGGTCAACGAATTCGGCAGCGAAGGCGTCGATGGCGACATCCTGAAGTCGTGCGCCGACGCCAATTGCCCGGCCGAGAACATCGTCGAGCTCGCCAATGGCTGCATCTGCTGCACGGTCGCCGACGATTTCATCCCGGCGATGGAGCAGTTGCTGGCGCGGAACGTGAAGCCCGATCATATCGTGATCGAGACCTCGGGGCTCGCCCTGCCGAAGCCGCTGTTGAAAGCGTTCGACTGGCCGGAGATCCGCTCGCGGATCACGGTCGACGGCGTGATCGCGCTGGCCGATGCGGAGGCTGTCGCCGCCGGCCGGTTTGCGCCTGATCCGGCCGCGGTGGACGCGCAGCGCGCAGCGGACGACAATCTCGACCACGAGACGCCGCTGTCCGAAGTGTTCGAGGACCAGATTGCCTGCGCCGATCTCGTGCTGCTGACCAAGGCCGACCTTGCCGGGGCGGAGGGGATCAAGGCAGCGAAAGCGGTGATCGGGGCCGAGATGCCGCGCGAGGTGCCGATGCTGCCCGTCGTCGACGGCACGATCGACGCGCGCGTGATCCTCGGCCTCGAGGCGGCGGCGGAAAACGATCTCGCGGCGCGGCCGTCGCATCACGATGGCGAGGAGGAACACGAGCACGACGATTTCAATTCCGTCGTGATCGATCTTCCGGAAGTTTCGGATGTCGACGCGCTGGTCGCCTCGATCAAGGGACTGGCGCGTGAGCAGAACGTGCTGCGCGCCAAGGGCTACATCGCGGTCGAAGGCAAGCCGATGCGGCTGCTGGTGCAATCGGTCGGCGAACGGGTGCGGCATCAGTTCGACATGCCCTGGGGCGCACGGGCGCGGCAGTCGAAGCTCGTCGTGATCGGCGAACATGCGGACATCGATGAAGCCGCGATCAGGGCACGGCTTGGTGTCTGA
- the cobU gene encoding bifunctional adenosylcobinamide kinase/adenosylcobinamide-phosphate guanylyltransferase gives MAVILITGGARSGKSRRAELRARSFPGQPVYIATAEALDAEMNERIAKHRARRGSDWIEREVPLDLVEVLSETDGGGARLVDCLTLWLSNLLHAGRDWSQEVTRLADALSRQHGPVVLVTNEVGLGIVPDNALARTFRDAAGIMNQTIAGIADEVEFVVAGLPMKLK, from the coding sequence ATGGCCGTCATTCTGATCACGGGGGGAGCCCGGTCCGGCAAAAGCCGACGCGCCGAACTTCGTGCGCGCAGCTTTCCGGGACAGCCGGTCTATATCGCGACCGCCGAGGCACTCGATGCGGAAATGAATGAGCGGATCGCCAAGCATCGCGCGCGGCGCGGCAGCGACTGGATCGAGCGCGAGGTGCCGCTCGATCTCGTTGAAGTGCTGTCCGAGACCGATGGCGGCGGCGCGAGGCTGGTCGATTGTCTGACGCTCTGGCTATCCAATCTGCTGCATGCCGGGCGCGACTGGTCGCAGGAAGTGACGCGGCTGGCGGATGCGCTGTCGCGCCAGCACGGCCCGGTCGTACTGGTCACCAACGAGGTCGGTCTCGGCATCGTGCCGGACAATGCATTGGCGCGGACTTTCCGCGACGCCGCGGGAATCATGAACCAGACTATCGCCGGCATCGCGGACGAGGTCGAGTTCGTCGTTGCGGGCCTGCCAATGAAGCTTAAATGA
- the cobD gene encoding threonine-phosphate decarboxylase CobD: MREHGGNLDVAQQRFGGAADDWIDLSTGINRVPYPLVDVEPRHWSALPSRSDLESLHAAARQPYGTDAPMVAMGGAQAAIQLLPHLALKGRARILAPTYNEYAAVLSAAGWDVAEMSDLAALAGADIAVVVNPNNPDGRRHDRQELLALLPRVGRLVIDESFVDAVPDLSLAPEAGRAGLLILRSFGKFYGLAGLRLGFAVGSEADIAALAAMAGPWPVSGAAIAIGRRALLDRDWAKATAARLADDCVRLDAAARSQGWTLLGGTLLFRLYETGDALAAQAKLARAQIWSRVFQQKPGWLRLGLPGSEAEWSRLSAVLPV; this comes from the coding sequence ATGCGGGAGCACGGCGGGAATCTTGATGTCGCCCAGCAGCGCTTCGGCGGCGCCGCGGACGACTGGATCGACCTGTCGACCGGGATTAATCGGGTGCCGTATCCCCTGGTCGATGTCGAGCCGCGGCACTGGAGCGCGTTGCCGTCGCGATCCGATCTTGAATCGCTGCACGCCGCCGCGCGGCAGCCCTACGGCACCGACGCACCGATGGTGGCGATGGGCGGTGCGCAGGCCGCCATTCAGTTGCTGCCGCATCTGGCGCTCAAGGGGCGGGCGCGGATCCTGGCGCCGACCTACAATGAGTATGCCGCGGTGTTGTCGGCCGCCGGCTGGGACGTCGCCGAGATGTCCGATCTCGCCGCGCTCGCGGGAGCGGACATTGCCGTCGTCGTCAATCCGAACAATCCCGATGGACGACGCCACGACCGGCAGGAGTTGCTGGCGCTGTTGCCGCGCGTTGGCCGGCTCGTCATCGACGAGAGTTTTGTGGACGCCGTTCCTGACCTGTCTCTTGCACCGGAAGCAGGACGCGCCGGGCTCCTGATCCTGCGCTCATTCGGCAAGTTTTACGGACTTGCCGGCTTGCGGCTCGGCTTCGCTGTCGGCAGCGAGGCAGACATCGCCGCGCTTGCCGCGATGGCGGGCCCATGGCCGGTTTCGGGCGCCGCGATTGCGATCGGACGGCGCGCGTTGCTCGATCGCGACTGGGCCAAGGCCACGGCCGCGCGGCTCGCGGACGACTGCGTCAGGCTCGACGCGGCGGCGCGATCGCAGGGCTGGACGCTGCTCGGCGGCACGCTGTTGTTCCGGCTCTACGAGACCGGCGATGCGTTGGCCGCGCAGGCGAAGCTTGCGCGTGCACAGATCTGGTCGCGGGTTTTCCAGCAGAAACCGGGATGGCTGCGCCTCGGCTTGCCGGGCAGCGAGGCCGAATGGTCTCGTCTTTCCGCCGTGCTGCCCGTTTAA